The proteins below are encoded in one region of Rhododendron vialii isolate Sample 1 chromosome 7a, ASM3025357v1:
- the LOC131334397 gene encoding probable lysophospholipase BODYGUARD 3 — protein sequence MGVVVAKTRAFFALTGRAINEVLSFFVFSILDVLDFVLCYAYRVADFLIEAEWKPCYCSPAKEAMTGGGKILVSERGESKVVRLTSPSKLQLEEISDTLYARPSCVAEVSKCTERKRGRGRSVFAVNAAIVEMLQGKIGGQKFCPIPRWSDCDCEICNSWASSCKETLFVHADGPKDNVQEDVLFIHGFISSSAFWTETLFPNFSKSAKSTYRFFAIDLLGFGRSPKPADSLYTLREHLDMIERSVLEPRKVKSFHIVAHSLGCILALALAVKHPGSVKSLTLLAPPYFPIPKGEQGTQYLMRKLAPRRVWPLIAFGASLACWYEHVSRTICLLICKNHRVWNFITKLITRNRIKTFLIEGFCCHTHNAAWHTLHNIMCGTAGKIDSYLDTVRNRLKCSVTIYHGRNDELIPVECSYNVQSRIPRARVKVVEKKDHITIVVGRQQAFARELEEIWKSSKGN from the exons ATGGGAGTAGTCGTGGCCAAAACCAGAGCATTTTTCGCATTGACGGGGAGAGCCATTAACGAAGTCTTGAGCTTCTTCGTGTTCTCCATCCTCGACGTTCTCGACTTCGTCCTCTGTTACGCTTACAGAGTCGCCGATTTCTTGATCGAGGCCGAGTGGAAGCCCTGCTACTGCTCGCCAGCCAAGGAGGCCATGACGGGCGGCGGGAAGATCCTGGTGTCCGAACGAGGCGAGTCGAAGGTCGTCCGGCTCACCTCGCCGAGCAAGTTGCAGCTGGAGGAGATCTCGGACACCCTCTACGCGCGCCCCTCGTGCGTGGCCGAGGTGTCGAAATGCACGGAGAGgaagagggggagggggaggtcGGTGTTTGCGGTCAATGCGGCGATCGTCGAGATGCTGCAGGGGAAGATTGGCGGGCAGAAATTCTGTCCGATTCCGAGGTGGTCTGATTGTGACTGCGAAATCTGTAACTCTTGGGCGTCTTCTTGCAAAGAAACGCTCTTTGTTCATGCTGATGGACCCAAAG ATAATGTGCAAGAAGATGTGCTATTTATCCATGGATTCATCTCATCATCTGCATTTTGGACCGAGACCTTATTCCCAAACTTCTCCAAATCTGCTAAATCGACGTACCGGTTTTTCGCAATTGATCTGCTAGGGTTTGGGAGGAGTCCAAAGCCAGCTGACTCTCTTTATACTCTGAGAGAGCATTTGGACATGATCGAACGCTCTGTTCTTGAGCCTCGCAAGGTCAAATCGTTCCACATCGTTGCGCATTCGTTAGGTTGCATTTTGGCCCTAGCACTCGCGGTTAAACACCCGGGGTCCGTGAAATCCTTAACCCTACTTGCGCCG CCATATTTTCCGATACCGAAGGGTGAACAAGGAACACAGTATCTGATGAGAAAGTTGGCTCCGAGGCGGGTTTGGCCACTGATTGCGTTTGGGGCGTCACTAGCTTGTTGGTACGAGCACGTCAGCCGGACAATTTGCCTCCTCATATGCAAGAACCACCGAGTATGGAATTTTATCACCAAACTCATCACCAGAaacag GATCAAGACGTTTCTAATTGAAGGGTTCTGTTGCCACACCCACAACGCGGCATGGCATACTCTACACAACATAATGTGCGGTACCGCAGGGAAAATCGACAGTTACTTGGACACCGTCCGGAACCGCCTGAAGTGCAGCGTGACCATATACCATGGCAGAAACGACGAGCTCATCCCCGTGGAATGTAGCTATAACGTACAGTCGAGGATTCCACGGGCCCGGGTTAAGGTGGTTGAGAAAAAAGACCACATAACCATTGTTGTCGGGAGACAGCAGGCCTTTGCAAGAGAACTAGAGGAAATTTGGAAGAGTTCGAAGGGTAACTAA
- the LOC131334398 gene encoding transcription factor MYC2-like gives MDEIIQPSSSLSLQQRLQFIIQSRNEWWAYAIFWQATKDINGNFLLSWGGGHFQGTKQCSVPKKLANNGDNQHKFWVKRGIQDNYSDIDRLVDGHVPDPEWFYMMSISNSFVAGDGILGRTFSGAVYAWLATEHELKLYDCERAKEANEHGIQTLVCISTAYGVVELGSTEIIQEELDLLLLAKSLFGPNNTTSVTKQPGGPGETATSTCQSYPGRSDFKGLFQSDSKVVLRSTKRGRKNSNARGQTPPNHVEVEKQRRDKLNSLFYVLRGIVPNVTKMDKASLLADAVAYIKELQENVGELEAKLICARSQETKISFPDKHDNQSTSNTRVDHRRSRSTSSSGDGNGIMSAEVDVKVIGSEAVIRVQCTDVNYPVARLMDAIRALECHVHHASISKVKELVLQHIVVDKVPDGLRSEAALKIAIVRRFLI, from the exons ATGGATGAGATTATTCAACCTTCTTCCTCACTAAGTCTTCAACAACGTCTCCAATTCATCATTCAAAGCCGAAACGAATGGTGGGCCTATGCCATATTTTGGCAAGCAACTAAAGATATCAATGGAAACTTTCTTCTATCATGGGGTGGCGGCCATTTCCAAGGCACCAAACAATGTTCTGTGCCTAAGAAGTTGGCAAACAATGGAGATAACCAACACAAATTCTGGGTGAAGCGTGGAATTCAAGACAATTACTCGGATATCGACCGTCTTGTTGATGGTCATGTCCCTGACCCCGAGTGGTTCTACATGATGTCTATCTCCAACTCATTTGTAGCTGGGGATGGCATTCTCGGCCGGACTTTTAGTGGTGCTGTGTACGCATGGCTAGCCACTGAGCACGAGCTTAAGCTTTATGATTGCGAGAGAGCAAAAGAAGCTAATGAGCATGGGATTCAAACGTTGGTTTGCATCTCAACTGCCTATGGTGTTGTTGAATTGGGCTCCACAGAAATTATCCAAGAGGAATTGGATTTACTGCTACTAGCCAAGTCACTTTTTGGCCCTAATAATACCACCAGTGTAACAAAACAGCCTGGCGGCCCAGGAGAAACCGCGACAAGTACCTGTCAATCGTATCCGGGACGCTCTGATTTCAAGGGTCTGTTTCAATCAGACTCGAAAGTGGTCCTTCGTTCGACaaagagaggaaggaagaatTCAAACGCACGAGGACAAACACCACCGAATCATGTTGAGGTTGAGAAACAACGAAGAGATAAGCTGAACAGCCTATTCTACGTGCTTCGGGGCATAGTCCCCAATGTAACCAAAATGGACAAAGCATCTTTGCTTGCTG ATGCAGTTGCGTACATCAAAGAGCTCCAAGAAAATGTAGGAGAACTCGAGGCCAAACTAATTTGTGCAAGGTCACAAGAAACGAAGATATCCTTTCCCGATAAGCACGACAACCAAAGCACGTCAAACACCCGTGTTGATCATCGTCGTTCAAGGTCGACGTCGTCGTCTGGCGATGGAAATGGAATCATGTCGGCGGAAGTGGACGTGAAGGTTATAGGGTCGGAAGCCGTGATTCGAGTGCAGTGCACGGACGTGAATTACCCGGTTGCCAGGTTGATGGATGCAATCAGAGCCCTCGAGTGTCATGTTCATCATGCCAGTATATCCAAAGTGAAGGAGCTGGTGCTTCAACACATCGTAGTTGATAAGGTTCCTGATGGATTGAGGAGTGAGGCGGCCTTGAAAATCGCTATTGTGAGAAGGTTTCTGATTTAA